The following proteins are co-located in the Syngnathus scovelli strain Florida chromosome 21, RoL_Ssco_1.2, whole genome shotgun sequence genome:
- the csnk1db gene encoding casein kinase I isoform X2 encodes MELRVGNRYRLGRKIGSGSFGDIYLGTDISVGEEVAIKLECVKTKHPQLHIESKIYKMMQGGVGIPTIKWCGAEGDYNVMVMELLGPSLEDLFNFCSRKFSLKTVLLLADQMISRIEYIHSKNFIHRDVKPDNFLMGLGKKGNLVYIIDFGLAKKYRDARTHQHIPYRENKNLTGTARYASINTHLGIEQSRRDDLESLGYVLMYFNLGSLPWQGLKAATKRQKYERISEKKMSTPIEFLCKGYPSEFATYLNFCRSLRFDDKPDYSYLRQLFRNLFHRQGFSYDYVFDWNMLKFGANRAAEEAERERRDREDRLRHGRNPATRGLPAASGRPRGGQDGAPPAPLTPTSHTASPRQPSGMERERKVSMRLHRGAPVNVSSSDLTGRQDTSRMSTSQMVSSALPAGLHSLAPR; translated from the exons ATGGAACTTAGAGTGGGGAACCGATACAGACTGGGCAGGAAAATCGGAAGTGGATCGTTCGGTGACATCTATTTAG GCACAGATATTTCTGTGGGCGAAGAGGTTGCCATTAAGTTGGAATGTGTGAAGACCAAGCACCCACAACTCCACATTGAAAGCAAGATCTACAAAATGATGCAAggaggag TGGGTATTCCAACCATAAAATGGTGTGGAGCAGAGGGGGACTATAATGTCATGGTAATGGAGCTGCTGGGACCCAGCCTGGAGGATCTCTTCAACTTTTGCTCCCGCAAGTTCAGCCTCAAGACAGTCCTCCTTCTTGCTGATCAGATG ATCAGTCGAATTGAGTACATTCACTCCAAGAACTTCATCCACAGAGATGTGAAGCCAGACAACTTTCTGATGGGGCTTGGCAAAAAGGGCAACTTGGTCTACATCATTGACTTTGGTCTGGCGAAAAAATATCGCGACGCTCGCACTCACCAGCACATCCCCTACCGTGAGAACAAGAACCTGACTGGCACTGCGAGATACGCCTCAATCAACACCCATCTGGGCATTG AGCAGTCAAGGCGTGACGACTTGGAGTCCTTGGGTTATGTTCTCATGTATTTTAATTTGGGCTCCCTGCCCTGGCAAGgcctcaaggctgccaccaagaGGCAGAAGTATGAACGCATCAGTGAGAAGAAAATGTCCACCCCCATTGAGTTTCTATGCAAGGGATATCCAT CCGAATTTGCAACCTACCTGAACTTTTGTCGTTCGCTGCGCTTCGACGACAAGCCAGACTACTCGTACCTGCGACAGCTTTTCCGCAACCTTTTCCACAGACAAGGATTCTCTTATGACTATGTGTTTGACTGGAATATGCTGAAATTT GGAGCCAACCGAGCGGCAGAGGAGGCGGAGCGAGAGCGCCGCGACCGGGAGGACAGGCTGAGACACGGCAGGAACCCAGCGACCAGAGGATTACCCGCCGCATCGGGACGACCTCGAGGAGGCCAAGACGGAGCCCCGCCCGCACCGCTCACGCCCACTTCGCATACGG CGTCCCCACGTCAACCGTCCGGCATGGAGCGTGAGCGAAAGGTCAGCATGCGGCTGCACCGCGGTGCCCCTGTCAACGTCTCCTCCTCAGATCTTACCGGACGGCAAGACACCTCGCGCATGTCCACCTCACAG ATGGTGTCAAGCGCACTGCCCGCTGGCCTCCATTCTCTGGCTCCTCGATGA
- the csnk1db gene encoding casein kinase I isoform X3 — protein MELRVGNRYRLGRKIGSGSFGDIYLGTDISVGEEVAIKLECVKTKHPQLHIESKIYKMMQGGVGIPTIKWCGAEGDYNVMVMELLGPSLEDLFNFCSRKFSLKTVLLLADQMISRIEYIHSKNFIHRDVKPDNFLMGLGKKGNLVYIIDFGLAKKYRDARTHQHIPYRENKNLTGTARYASINTHLGIEQSRRDDLESLGYVLMYFNLGSLPWQGLKAATKRQKYERISEKKMSTPIEFLCKGYPSEFATYLNFCRSLRFDDKPDYSYLRQLFRNLFHRQGFSYDYVFDWNMLKFGANRAAEEAERERRDREDRLRHGRNPATRGLPAASGRPRGGQDGAPPAPLTPTSHTASPRQPSGMERERKVSMRLHRGAPVNVSSSDLTGRQDTSRMSTSQNSIPYEHHAK, from the exons ATGGAACTTAGAGTGGGGAACCGATACAGACTGGGCAGGAAAATCGGAAGTGGATCGTTCGGTGACATCTATTTAG GCACAGATATTTCTGTGGGCGAAGAGGTTGCCATTAAGTTGGAATGTGTGAAGACCAAGCACCCACAACTCCACATTGAAAGCAAGATCTACAAAATGATGCAAggaggag TGGGTATTCCAACCATAAAATGGTGTGGAGCAGAGGGGGACTATAATGTCATGGTAATGGAGCTGCTGGGACCCAGCCTGGAGGATCTCTTCAACTTTTGCTCCCGCAAGTTCAGCCTCAAGACAGTCCTCCTTCTTGCTGATCAGATG ATCAGTCGAATTGAGTACATTCACTCCAAGAACTTCATCCACAGAGATGTGAAGCCAGACAACTTTCTGATGGGGCTTGGCAAAAAGGGCAACTTGGTCTACATCATTGACTTTGGTCTGGCGAAAAAATATCGCGACGCTCGCACTCACCAGCACATCCCCTACCGTGAGAACAAGAACCTGACTGGCACTGCGAGATACGCCTCAATCAACACCCATCTGGGCATTG AGCAGTCAAGGCGTGACGACTTGGAGTCCTTGGGTTATGTTCTCATGTATTTTAATTTGGGCTCCCTGCCCTGGCAAGgcctcaaggctgccaccaagaGGCAGAAGTATGAACGCATCAGTGAGAAGAAAATGTCCACCCCCATTGAGTTTCTATGCAAGGGATATCCAT CCGAATTTGCAACCTACCTGAACTTTTGTCGTTCGCTGCGCTTCGACGACAAGCCAGACTACTCGTACCTGCGACAGCTTTTCCGCAACCTTTTCCACAGACAAGGATTCTCTTATGACTATGTGTTTGACTGGAATATGCTGAAATTT GGAGCCAACCGAGCGGCAGAGGAGGCGGAGCGAGAGCGCCGCGACCGGGAGGACAGGCTGAGACACGGCAGGAACCCAGCGACCAGAGGATTACCCGCCGCATCGGGACGACCTCGAGGAGGCCAAGACGGAGCCCCGCCCGCACCGCTCACGCCCACTTCGCATACGG CGTCCCCACGTCAACCGTCCGGCATGGAGCGTGAGCGAAAGGTCAGCATGCGGCTGCACCGCGGTGCCCCTGTCAACGTCTCCTCCTCAGATCTTACCGGACGGCAAGACACCTCGCGCATGTCCACCTCACAG AATAGCATTCCCTACGAACACCACGCCAAGTAG
- the slc16a3b gene encoding monocarboxylate transporter 4 — protein MGGAVVDDGPTGVKAPDGGWGWAVLVGCFVITGFSYAFPKAVSVFFKELIKEFDVGYSDTAWISSILLAMLYGTGPLCSVLVNRFGCRPVMMVGGLFASLGMILASFASSIIHIYLCTGVITGLGLALNFQPSLIMLNRYFSEKRPLANGLAAAGSPVALCCLSPLGQILQYHYGWRGGFLILGGMLLNCCACGALMRPLLPPKKQPVEFEDGHLLEAEEKKVPPKKKKLLDFSVFKDRGFLIYTVAASIMVLGLFVPPVFVVNYAKGLGYEDTTSALLLTILGFVDMFARPLCGIIAGMKWVRPRCVYLFSFAMLFNGVTDLIGSQADTYGGLVAFCVFFGMSYGMVGALQFEVLMAIVGTEKFSSAIGLVLLMEAVAVLVGPPGAGRLLDATHKYMYIFLLAGCEVTLSAVVIALGNFLCIKRKQEEPEATLEMAGKATEESLHNERVGPDQEREDEERGKYRNLNAGGDNVQMDGIEQNTEASL, from the exons ATGGGGGGTGCAGTGGTGGACGATGGACCTACCGGTGTGAAGGCACCCGACGGCGGCTGGGGCTGGGCGGTCTTAGTCGGCTGCTTCGTCATTACTGGCTTCTCCTACGCCTTCCCTAAAGCTGTCAGCGTCTTCTTCAAGGAGTTAATAAAGGAGTTTGACGTGGGCTACAGTGACACCGCGTGGATTTCCTCCATTTTGCTTGCCATGCTCTACGGCACAG GTCCTCTGTGCAGCGTGTTGGTGAACAGGTTCGGCTGTCGACCGGTCATGATGGTCGGTGGCCTCTTTGCCTCATTGGGAATGATTCTGGCTTCCTTTGCAAGCAGCATTATACACATCTACCTCTGCACTGGTGTAATTACAG GTCTGGGCCTGGCATTGAATTTCCAGCCATCCCTGATCATGCTAAATCGCTACTTCAGTGAGAAGCGACCTTTGGCTAACGGGCTGGCAGCTGCAGGCAGCCCCGTGGCTCTGTGTTGTCTTTCTCCTCTGGGACAAATTCTTCAGTACCACTATGGCTGGAGGGGTGGTTTTCTCATACTGGGGGGGATGCTGCTCAACTGCTGTGCCTGCGGTGCCCTTATGAGGCCCCTcttgccccccaaaaaacaacctGTCGAATTTGAGGATGGCCATCTTTTAGAAGCAGAAGAGAAGAAGGTTCCGCCCAAGAAGAAGAAATTACTGGACTTCAGCGTGTTTAAGGACAGAGGCTTTCTTATTTATACCGTGGCGGCCTCCATTATGGTGCTGGGCTTGTTTGTGCCGCCCGTGTTCGTGGTCAACTACGCTAAAGGACTGGGCTACGAGGACACCACTTCGGCACTGCTGCTCACAATTCTGGGATTTGTAGATATGTTTGCTCGTCCTCTCTGCGGAATCATCGCCGGTATGAAGTGGGTACGGCCGAGGTGCGTCTACCTGTTCAGTTTTGCCATGCTCTTCAACGGAGTCACCGATCTCATCGGGTCACAG GCGGACACCTATGGAGGTCTGGTGGCCTTCTGTGTCTTCTTTGGCATGTCATATGGCATGGTGGGAGCCCTTCAGTTTGAGGTCCTTATGGCTATCGTGGGAACAGAAAAGTTCTCCAGTGCCATTGGCCTGGTTCTGCTGATGGAAGCCGTCGCTGTATTAGTGGGGCCTCCTGGAGCAG GTCGCCTCTTGGATGCCACCCACAAGTACATGTACATTTTCTTGTTGGCTGGCTGTGAGGTGACATTGTCAGCCGTTGTGATCGCTCTGGGTAACTTCCTGTGCatcaaaagaaaacaagaagAACCGGAGGCTACGCTGGAAATGGCAGGGAAGGCTACAGAGGAGAGCCTCCACAATGAGAGGGTAGGCCCAGATCAGGAGCGAGAAGATGAAGAAAGAGGCAAATACCGAAATTTGAATGCAGGGGGAGACAATGTGCAGATGGATGGTATAGAGCAGAATACTGAAGCATCATTATGA
- the csnk1db gene encoding casein kinase I isoform X1, whose translation MELRVGNRYRLGRKIGSGSFGDIYLGTDISVGEEVAIKLECVKTKHPQLHIESKIYKMMQGGVGIPTIKWCGAEGDYNVMVMELLGPSLEDLFNFCSRKFSLKTVLLLADQMISRIEYIHSKNFIHRDVKPDNFLMGLGKKGNLVYIIDFGLAKKYRDARTHQHIPYRENKNLTGTARYASINTHLGIEQSRRDDLESLGYVLMYFNLGSLPWQGLKAATKRQKYERISEKKMSTPIEFLCKGYPSEFATYLNFCRSLRFDDKPDYSYLRQLFRNLFHRQGFSYDYVFDWNMLKFGANRAAEEAERERRDREDRLRHGRNPATRGLPAASGRPRGGQDGAPPAPLTPTSHTASPRQPSGMERERKVSMRLHRGAPVNVSSSDLTGRQDTSRMSTSQHSLRTPRQVDARHILV comes from the exons ATGGAACTTAGAGTGGGGAACCGATACAGACTGGGCAGGAAAATCGGAAGTGGATCGTTCGGTGACATCTATTTAG GCACAGATATTTCTGTGGGCGAAGAGGTTGCCATTAAGTTGGAATGTGTGAAGACCAAGCACCCACAACTCCACATTGAAAGCAAGATCTACAAAATGATGCAAggaggag TGGGTATTCCAACCATAAAATGGTGTGGAGCAGAGGGGGACTATAATGTCATGGTAATGGAGCTGCTGGGACCCAGCCTGGAGGATCTCTTCAACTTTTGCTCCCGCAAGTTCAGCCTCAAGACAGTCCTCCTTCTTGCTGATCAGATG ATCAGTCGAATTGAGTACATTCACTCCAAGAACTTCATCCACAGAGATGTGAAGCCAGACAACTTTCTGATGGGGCTTGGCAAAAAGGGCAACTTGGTCTACATCATTGACTTTGGTCTGGCGAAAAAATATCGCGACGCTCGCACTCACCAGCACATCCCCTACCGTGAGAACAAGAACCTGACTGGCACTGCGAGATACGCCTCAATCAACACCCATCTGGGCATTG AGCAGTCAAGGCGTGACGACTTGGAGTCCTTGGGTTATGTTCTCATGTATTTTAATTTGGGCTCCCTGCCCTGGCAAGgcctcaaggctgccaccaagaGGCAGAAGTATGAACGCATCAGTGAGAAGAAAATGTCCACCCCCATTGAGTTTCTATGCAAGGGATATCCAT CCGAATTTGCAACCTACCTGAACTTTTGTCGTTCGCTGCGCTTCGACGACAAGCCAGACTACTCGTACCTGCGACAGCTTTTCCGCAACCTTTTCCACAGACAAGGATTCTCTTATGACTATGTGTTTGACTGGAATATGCTGAAATTT GGAGCCAACCGAGCGGCAGAGGAGGCGGAGCGAGAGCGCCGCGACCGGGAGGACAGGCTGAGACACGGCAGGAACCCAGCGACCAGAGGATTACCCGCCGCATCGGGACGACCTCGAGGAGGCCAAGACGGAGCCCCGCCCGCACCGCTCACGCCCACTTCGCATACGG CGTCCCCACGTCAACCGTCCGGCATGGAGCGTGAGCGAAAGGTCAGCATGCGGCTGCACCGCGGTGCCCCTGTCAACGTCTCCTCCTCAGATCTTACCGGACGGCAAGACACCTCGCGCATGTCCACCTCACAG CATTCCCTACGAACACCACGCCAAGTAGACGCTCGCCACATACTTGTGTGA